The DNA region GCAGCCTCTACGCGGCGCGGCGCCTCCGCCCTCCCCTCCCCCTTCACTACTTCTTCACCGGCTCCGCAGACTTGGCCGCTCTCTCCGTCGCAGGCTTCTCCGCATCGATATACTCCTCCACCTCCGCCTCGCCGATCTTCACCGACCCGCTCCGCGAAATTTTCCGCGACAATAAAATCCCCCCGTCCGTCTCCTTCCCGATCAAGTCCGCCCCCGCCGCAATCAACGGCCTCACCGACTCCGTCAGCGACACCCCCGCCGAGTTCACCGACATCTTCGTCCGCCACAAAAGCACCGGCTTGCTCGCCGCCACCGACGCATACTCGAACGCCGAGATGACCACATAGTACAGCCCGCCAAACGATTCCTCCACCAACCGCTGCGTCTTCCCATCGCGCTCCACGAACCGGTGAAACGGACTCATCAACCCCGTCACCTCCATGCTCGACATACCGATCGCATCCGCCGAGCTCGTCGCCGCATCATTCGCCCGCCGGAATGCCGACTCGTCGTTCAGCACCGCGTTTAGCTCCAGCGCGAATTTCATCCCGCCCACCAGCGCCGCCCGATCGATCAAAATCTTGCGCTTCTGCACATCCCCCAACACCCGCAACATCAGATCACTCGCATCGCCATCCGTCGGCGCAGTCGTCGCCTCCATCCCGCTCTCGTTCACATAAGCCGGGCTCTCATGCGTTCCCCAATGATACACAATCACCAGCGCAGGAGCCGGCCCGCCCTCCCCTGACTCCCGATAATTTCTCTTCGCGAGGGCGCGCATCACCAGCTGCCGCACAGCCTCCGCAGACGGCGGCTTCACCGTCGCCGAAATGTCTCCGCTCTCCCGCATTCCGCCCCCTTCGATGACGCAATACACCGGAGCCTCCGGCGTTGGCGCCACCAGCTTCCGGCCCTCAACCGTCATCTCCGTCAGCACATTGAAATCCAAAACCGGCTCCCGCTGAAACGACTTCGGCGTCAGCCTGAAAACGAAACGCCCGCTCTCCTCGTTCTCGCCCTTCACCGGCACCGCCGCAGTCGCGGGCTTCGCCGGAACGACGACGCCAGGCTCCACCGCAACCAACGACAACACGCTGAGCAAAAACCAAACGGGAAGAAACTTCATGGAGGTAAAACGACAGGCTGGGGTTGAGACAAACTAAGCGCGAATAGACAAAATCCGCAGCCTCGTTGTCGATGCCAGCCGCTTCAGACTGTTCAATACCCGCTCGCCATCTCGTCAGTTACAACGAGCTCTTCCCGCTCAATCCCCTCCTTCACCGTCATCCGCCTTCGTCAGCCTCTCACCGCGTGGGCAACGTCTCTACGTGGTCACTCCCAATCCGGCAGCCCGTACCGCTTCAAAATCGTCGTCAGCTCCCCGCTCTTGCGCAACCGCACCAGCCCCTCGTCAAAAATCCGTGCGTACTTTTCCCCGGCCGCCGTCTTTGCGAACGCCATATAGATCGCCTCGCCCGCCTGCAGGTAAGCCACCCGATAGTCCGCCGGCGATCCCCCCTCGCTGCGCACCGTCCAGATAAACACCGCCAGCGTCTCCGCCATCACATCGATCTTACCCTTGTTCAGCTGCGCTATTCCATCGGTCAGCGGCGTATCCCCCTGGAAATAAACCACCTTCCCCGAACGGTTGCTTTTCAAAAACGCATCGAACGAATCCCAATAACTGTACCCCGAAATCACGCCCAGCCTCACCGCATTGAGCGACTGGAGATTCTCATACTTCCACGGATTGTCCTTCTTCACGAACAGCGCCACCCGCGGCATCCCCGCCGATTGCTTCGGCCGCAACAACCCCTCCGCCTCCGTCGGATTCGCCCCGATCACCGCATCCACCTCCGCCTTCCGCGCCGACGCCAGCGCGTCCTTCCACGGCATCAACTGATAATCCACTTTCACCCCCGCCGGCTCGAAAATCAGCCGCGCCAGCTCCACCACATACCCCGGCCGCTCCGCCGATGGCTCCCCGTTGAACGGCATCCACGCGTCCGCCCGTATCCTCAAAACCGATTCCTCGGCCGCCCCCGCCGGAGCCAGCCACAACGCAAACGCGCACAACAAAGAAACAACCAGCCGCAGGGTCTTGTTCATATTCAAAATAGTTCGGGGGAAAAATCCGTGAACCTTTCTCATCGGCTCACCCCGCTCCGGCCTAAAGTTCGCTTTACTCGTTGCCGATGAATCTGTGGCGGGTAACTTCACCCAACCCCAGCCCCCCACGACGTGCCATCCTTCTGGTCACCTCACGTGCGACGCCTTTTCCACGCAGGCATCGTCGCCACCCTCCTGCTCACCACGCCCCGCGCCTCCGCCGACGCCTCCCCGGCCACGCCTCCGCCCCGCCTTCCCGATTTCACCCTCGGTATGGCCGCGCGACAGCCCCTACGCGTCGGCAGTACCTCCGACAGCTTCCCCTACGGCTACCTCGGCGCCGACGGCAAATGGACCGGCTTCTCCGCCGACATCTTCGACGCCCTCGCCCGCGAGATGCGCCTCACCTTCCAACGCGAAGGCATGCCCGGCCGCGAACTCATCGACCGCTTCCGCCAGGGCGAATTCGACCTCCTCCAATCCCTCAGCCAGACCGCCGACCGCGAAGCCTACACCGCCTTCTCCGTCCCCTTCCTCACCCTCAAAGGCGCCGTTTTCGTCCGCAAAAACGGCCCCGTCCGCACCCTCGCCGACCTCCACGACCAGCCTTTCGCCGTCATCGGCGTCGGCAGCATCGCCGAAAAATTTATCCGCGATAAAAATCTCCGCGTTAAACCCATCTACGTCGGCTCCTCCGACGAAGCCCTCCGCCTCATCGAACAAGGCCGCTGCTCCGCCGCCTTCGTCTCCCACCTCACCGCTCTCTCCGTCATCGACCGCGCCGGACTGAAAAACGTCGAAATGCTCGGTGAAACCATCGAAGGCTACGACATCCGCCACTGCATCGCCGTCCATAAAGGCGACGCCCAGCTCCTCGCCCGTCTCAACGAGGGCCTCGCCATCCTGAATCGGACCGGCGAATACGAACGCATCTACCGCAAGTGGTTCAACCGCGTTGACCCGCGATTCTTCACCCGCGAGCAAGTCATCCGCTACGTCCTCGCCACCCTCACCCTCGCCCTCCTCGCCACCCTCTGGGGCCTCCTCCGCCAGCGCACCCTCCGCAAACGCATCGCCGGCCAGGCCGCCGAACTCGCCGAAAAAGAATCCCTCCTCAGCGCCCTCTATAAAAACATCCCCACCGGCATGTGCGTCCTCGAGACGCGCCCCGAAGGCCGTTTCGTCCTCTCCCTCAACCCCCAGGCCGAGCTCACCCTCGGCCTCCCCGCCCCCTCCACGACAGGCCGCCCCCTCAGCGAACTCGCCCTCCCGCCCGCCCTCGCCGCCCTCCTCGCGAAAATTCTCCAGCGCCCCGCCATCGTCGGTGAAATCCTCCGCGAAGAATTCCGCCTCGGCGAAACCCGCCAGCACCTCCTCGTCACCCTCGTCCCCCTCGCTCCGAGCTCCCAGGGCTTCCCCCGCCTCTGCGTCCTCACCGAAGACATCACCCGCCGCCGTCAGCTCGACGAAGAGATCGCCCAGTCCCGCCGCCTCCGCGCCATCGGCGAACTCGTCGGCGGCATCGCTCACGAATTCAACAACCTCCTCACCCCCGCCATGCTCAAGATCGGCGAGATCCAGGCCGACTGGACCGCCGACACCCGCCTTCAAACCGAGATCGGCCTCATCCAGCGCGTCGTCATCCGCTCCTCCGAACTCACCCACCGCCTCCTCGCCTTCGGCCGCAAATCCAGCGCCCACCTCGAAACCGCCAGCCTCGCCACCCTCGCCGCCAGCTGCCTCGAACTCCTCCGCCAGACCATCGACCGCCGCATCGTCCTCGAATCCTCGATACCGCCCGCCCTCCCCCCGCTCCAGATCAACGCCACCGATCTCCACCAGGCCCTTCTCAACCTCCTGCTCAACGCCCGCGACACCCTCACCGACAAACTCGCCCTCCGCCCCGACGGCTGGACTCCCCGCATCCAGATCCTCGTCACCCCGCTCCCGCCCGAAGCCCTCGACGCCCCCGCCGGCCACACCCGGCCCACTCTCGGCTGGCAGCGCCTCACCCTCCGCGACAACGGCCAGGGCATGGCCCCCGACGTCCGCGAACGCATCTTCGAACCCTTCTTCACCACCAAAGGCGTCGGCCACGGCTCCGGCCTCGGCCTCGCCACCGTCTGGCACACCGTCACCGAAAGCGGCGGCCACATCACTGTCGAATCCATCCCCGGCGAAGGCACCGCCTTCCACCTCGTCCTCCCCGTCAACCCCGCGCCTTCACCCGCCTCACCCATCGCCAAAGAAACACCATCCGCCCCCACGTCTCCACGCCGCATCTTCATCGCCGAAGACGAAGAACTCATCGCCCAGACCCTCGTCACCATCCTCCGCCGCGCCGGCCACCACGTGGATCACGCCCCCGACGGCTCCCTCGCCTGGGAACGTATCCAGGATAAACTGCCAGACCACGACCTCCTCATCTTCGACATCAACATGCCCGGCCTCGACGGCATCGAACTCTCCCGCCGCGTCCGCGCCTCCACTCGCTACACCGGGAAAATCCTCATCATCAGCGGCCGCCTCAGCCCCGCTGAAAAAGACGCCCTCACCGAGATCGGCGTGGACGCCATGCTCCCCAAACCCTTCACGATGGATCAATTCCGCACCACCGTGAACACCCTCTGCGCCACAGCCCCCGTCTCCGCGTAAACACGCCCACCCGTAGCCGCGTCACTTAAGACGCGGTCCGAGTATTCCCCGTAGGGACGACCTCCGTGTCGTCCATTCCGCTCATTCGTCCCCCGCGCCTCTTCGCTTCCGACCTTAGCGCCTTCGCGTCTTTGCGATTCAACTAAACGACCGCCCGCTTTCAGCCCTGCCGCTCACTTCCCGCCCGCCAGCCGCTCCGCTGCCCCCGCCTCGTAACGCGCAATCCACGCGCGATGCCACGCACCAAAATCCCCCGCCTCGATATGCGCCCGCGCCTGCGCCGTCAGCTCGATGAAAAACTGGAGATTGTGAATCGTCAGCAACGTCGCGCTCAGCATCTCTCCCGCGACCGTCAGATGCCGCAAATAAGCCCGTGAAAACCGCGACGTATAATTCGTCACGCCTTCCGCAATCGGCCGCGGATCGGTCCGGTACTTCTCGTTCCGCAAATTCATCGGCCCGTCCGGCGTGAACACCAACCCGTTGCGCGCCACGCGGCTCGGCAGCACGCAATCGAACATATCAACCCCCAGCGCGATCATCTTCAAAATCTGCGGCGGCGTCCCCAGCCCCATCGTATAGCGCGGCTTGTCCGCCGGCATGAACGGCGTCGTCGCCCCGACTTGCTTGATCATCTCCGGCTCCGGCTCGCCCACGCTCACCCCGCCCACCGCGTATCCAGGAAGGTCCAACGACGCCAGCGACTCCGCCGCCTCGCGCCGCAGATCATCGAACGTTGAGCCCTGCGCGATTGCGAACACATGATGCCCGCCCGCCAGAAACCCGTTGTCCGTGGCGATCTCCTTGCACTGCTTCGCCCACCGAAAACTCCGCTCCACCGCCCGCGCGCACTCATCCCGCGTGCAAGGCCACGGCGGACACTCATCCAAAACCATCGCAATATCGCTCCCCAGATTCGCCTGGATCGTCATCACTTCCTTCGGCCCGAGAAACAACTTCGCCCCGTCCAGATGCGACTGAAACGCCACGCCGTCCTCCCGGATGTCGCGCAACTTCGCCAAAGAAAAAACCTGAAACCCCCCGCTGTCCGTGAGGATCGGCCCTTCCCACCCCATGAACGCGTGCAACCCGCCCAGCTCCTTCACCAGCTCACTCGTCGGCCGCAGATTCAGATGGTACGTATTCCCCAGAATAATCTGCGCCCCGATCTCCTGGATGTGCTGAGGCGTGATCGCCTTCACCGTCCCCTGCGTCCCGACCGGCATGAAAATCGGTGTCTCCACCACCCCATGACGCGTCTGCAAACGCCCCCGGCGCGCCGCCGTGACTGAATCGGTTTTCAACAACTGGAAATGCTCAGGCATAAAACGCCGCCCACCCTCGACACCCGCCCCGCCTCTGGCAACTCCGCAACGGCTCATCCCGTCCCCGCCAGCTTGTCCATCCTCTCTCCAATCCTGTTAACCCCGTTAATCCTGTCTCCATTCTGACCACACTGCCCGCCATCACTGTACCGCCCGCCGACCTCCCCTCCTGCCCACCCCCACACTTGACCCCCCGGCCATTCCACCGGTTATTAACCCACCGTGCTCCTCGTCATCGATAACTACGACTCCTTCACCTACAACCTCGTCCAATACTACGGACAGCTTGGCGTCGAACAGCGCATCTTCCGCAACAACGAGATCACCCCCGCCGAAGCCCTCGCCCTCAACCCCGACCGCGTCCTCCTCTCCCCCGGTCCCTGCTCGCCCGCCGAAGCCGGCGTCACCCTAGACATCATCAAAGCCTTCGCCGGCAAAAAACCCATCTTCGGCGTCTGCCTCGGCCACCAATCCATCGGCCACTACTTCGGCGGCAAAGTCGTCCGCGCCGACCGCCTCATGCACGGCAAGACCTCCCCGATCCATCACAAGAACACCGACGTCTTCGAAGGCATGCCGCAGGATTTCCCCGCCACCCGCTACCACTCCCTCCTCGTCGAGCGCGCCAGCTTTCCCGCCGCGCTCGAAATCACCGCCGAAACTGCCGAAGGCGAGATCATGGGTCTGCGCCACAAAGAGCTCCCCATCTGGGGCGTCCAATTCCACCCCGAGTCCATCGCCACCGAAGGCGGCATGAAGATCCTGGAAAACTTCCTGAAACTAAACTGAGCCCCAGCCGCTCAGATGGAATGACCGCCCGTCATTCACCTCCTCGCCCGCGTCTTCTCATCTCCCGCGCCGGCTCGTTTCCTCATTCTGCATTCTTAATTCCTAATTCATAATTTCCCGTCCCCATGCGCTGCCCCAAATGCACCTCCATCGAGGACAAAGTCATCGACTCCCGCATCAGCAAAGAGGGCTCCTCCATCCGCCGCCGCCGCGAATGC from Nibricoccus aquaticus includes:
- a CDS encoding substrate-binding periplasmic protein; this translates as MNKTLRLVVSLLCAFALWLAPAGAAEESVLRIRADAWMPFNGEPSAERPGYVVELARLIFEPAGVKVDYQLMPWKDALASARKAEVDAVIGANPTEAEGLLRPKQSAGMPRVALFVKKDNPWKYENLQSLNAVRLGVISGYSYWDSFDAFLKSNRSGKVVYFQGDTPLTDGIAQLNKGKIDVMAETLAVFIWTVRSEGGSPADYRVAYLQAGEAIYMAFAKTAAGEKYARIFDEGLVRLRKSGELTTILKRYGLPDWE
- a CDS encoding transporter substrate-binding domain-containing protein, which gives rise to MRRLFHAGIVATLLLTTPRASADASPATPPPRLPDFTLGMAARQPLRVGSTSDSFPYGYLGADGKWTGFSADIFDALAREMRLTFQREGMPGRELIDRFRQGEFDLLQSLSQTADREAYTAFSVPFLTLKGAVFVRKNGPVRTLADLHDQPFAVIGVGSIAEKFIRDKNLRVKPIYVGSSDEALRLIEQGRCSAAFVSHLTALSVIDRAGLKNVEMLGETIEGYDIRHCIAVHKGDAQLLARLNEGLAILNRTGEYERIYRKWFNRVDPRFFTREQVIRYVLATLTLALLATLWGLLRQRTLRKRIAGQAAELAEKESLLSALYKNIPTGMCVLETRPEGRFVLSLNPQAELTLGLPAPSTTGRPLSELALPPALAALLAKILQRPAIVGEILREEFRLGETRQHLLVTLVPLAPSSQGFPRLCVLTEDITRRRQLDEEIAQSRRLRAIGELVGGIAHEFNNLLTPAMLKIGEIQADWTADTRLQTEIGLIQRVVIRSSELTHRLLAFGRKSSAHLETASLATLAASCLELLRQTIDRRIVLESSIPPALPPLQINATDLHQALLNLLLNARDTLTDKLALRPDGWTPRIQILVTPLPPEALDAPAGHTRPTLGWQRLTLRDNGQGMAPDVRERIFEPFFTTKGVGHGSGLGLATVWHTVTESGGHITVESIPGEGTAFHLVLPVNPAPSPASPIAKETPSAPTSPRRIFIAEDEELIAQTLVTILRRAGHHVDHAPDGSLAWERIQDKLPDHDLLIFDINMPGLDGIELSRRVRASTRYTGKILIISGRLSPAEKDALTEIGVDAMLPKPFTMDQFRTTVNTLCATAPVSA
- the tgt gene encoding tRNA guanosine(34) transglycosylase Tgt, with product MPEHFQLLKTDSVTAARRGRLQTRHGVVETPIFMPVGTQGTVKAITPQHIQEIGAQIILGNTYHLNLRPTSELVKELGGLHAFMGWEGPILTDSGGFQVFSLAKLRDIREDGVAFQSHLDGAKLFLGPKEVMTIQANLGSDIAMVLDECPPWPCTRDECARAVERSFRWAKQCKEIATDNGFLAGGHHVFAIAQGSTFDDLRREAAESLASLDLPGYAVGGVSVGEPEPEMIKQVGATTPFMPADKPRYTMGLGTPPQILKMIALGVDMFDCVLPSRVARNGLVFTPDGPMNLRNEKYRTDPRPIAEGVTNYTSRFSRAYLRHLTVAGEMLSATLLTIHNLQFFIELTAQARAHIEAGDFGAWHRAWIARYEAGAAERLAGGK
- a CDS encoding anthranilate synthase component II, with amino-acid sequence MLLVIDNYDSFTYNLVQYYGQLGVEQRIFRNNEITPAEALALNPDRVLLSPGPCSPAEAGVTLDIIKAFAGKKPIFGVCLGHQSIGHYFGGKVVRADRLMHGKTSPIHHKNTDVFEGMPQDFPATRYHSLLVERASFPAALEITAETAEGEIMGLRHKELPIWGVQFHPESIATEGGMKILENFLKLN